One window of Mixophyes fleayi isolate aMixFle1 chromosome 3, aMixFle1.hap1, whole genome shotgun sequence genomic DNA carries:
- the SRF gene encoding serum response factor isoform X1 gives MLPSQVGASSGNGSGSLGRSPGLPRRAGNGSSPGRGRPQGVPRYDVIPGSGQVYSGSEVTSDSGDEDEAPAASRGVKRGLTELELGMPEPGGPGVAGGGYPGSGVSGAKPGKKTRGRVKIKMEFIDNKLRRYTTFSKRKTGIMKKAYELSTLTGTQVLLLVASETGHVYTFATRKLQPMITSETGKALIQTCLNSPDSPPRSDPSTDQRMSATGFEETDLTYQVSESDSSGETKDSLKPAFTVSNLPGTCSIQTAPTTSTSMQVTSGHSFPITNYLAPVTSANGTVLKTEGSAMSSAGLMQLPTGFTLMSAGGAVAQQVPVQAIQVHPATQTSPSSDSSSELAQTSSSGTVTLPAAIMTSSVPTTVSGHMMYSSPHAVMYAPTQGLSDGSLAVLNAFSSGTPMQVSHSQEQGGVQQVFLTAPPGTVQIPVSAVQLHQMAVIGQQSSSSNLTELQVVNLDTSHNSKND, from the exons ATGCTGCCCAGCCAGGTCGGGGCCTCCTCGGGGAACGGATCCGGGTCTCTGGGTCGGAGCCCCGGGCTGCCGCGTAGGGCCGGGAACGGGAGCTCTCCGGGCCGGGGAAGGCCACAGGGGGTTCCCCGCTACGATGTGATCCCGGGGAGCGGACAGGTGTACAGCGGCAGCGAGGTCACCTCGGACTCCGGGGATGAGGACGAGGCTCCGGCCGCCTCTCGGGGGGTGAAGCGCGGACTGACGGAGCTGGAGCTCGGGATGCCGGAGCCGGGGGGCCCCGGTGTGGCCGGCGGAGGTTACCCGGGCTCCGGGGTGTCCGGGGCCAAACCGGGCAAGAAGACCCGGGGCCGCGTGAAGATAAAGATGGAGTTCATCGATAACAAGCTGCGGAGATACACCACGTTCAGCAAGAGGAAGACCGGCATCATGAAGAAG GCATATGAATTGTCTACATTGACTGGGACACAGGTCCTGCTGCTGGTGGCCAGTGAAACTGGTCATGTGTACACGTTCGCCACCAGGAAACTACAACCAATGATAACCAGTGAGACGGGGAAGGCGTTAATACAGACTTGTTTAAATTCTCCCGACTCTCCTCCACGTTCTGACCCCTCCACTGACCAGCGAATGAGCGCCACCGGCTTTGAGGAAACTGACCTCACCTACCAGGTGTCTGAATCTGACAGTAGCGGGGAGACCAAG GACTCTCTAAAGCCGGCATTCACAGTGTCCAACCTTCCTGGCACCTGCAGCATACAGACAGCTCCCACCACTTCCACCTCAATGCAAGTTACCAGTGGGCACTCTTTCCCTATCACCAACTACCTGGCACCAGTCACCAGTGCCAATGGGACAGTTCTCAAGACTGAAGGCAGCGCCATGAGTTCTGCGGGCTTAATGCAACTGCCAACTGGCTTCACACTGATGTCTG CAGGGGGAGCTGTAGCTCAACAAGTTCCTGTCCAGGCTATCCAAGTTCACCCAGCCACCCAGACCTCCCCGTCCAGTGACAGCAGCTCAGAGCTGGCCCAGACTTCATCTAGTGGGACAG TGACCCTCCCTGCTGCTATCATGACCTCCTCTGTGCCCACAACAGTGAGCGGTCACATGATGTATTCCAGCCCACACGCCGTCATGTACGCTCCCACTCAGGGTTTGTCAGACGGGAGCCTGGCGGTACTCAATGCCTTTTCCTCGGGTACCCCGATGCAGGTATCCCACTCCCAGGAACAGG GTGGCGTACAGCAAGTTTTCCTTACGGCACCACCTGGCACTGTCCAAATCCCAGTGTCTGCAGTGCAGCTCCATCAG ATGGCAGTCATTGGCCAGCAGTCCAGCAGCAGTAACTTGACAGAACTACAAGTCGTTAACCTGGATACATCGCACAACAGCAAGAACGACTGA
- the SRF gene encoding serum response factor isoform X2, whose protein sequence is MLPSQVGASSGNGSGSLGRSPGLPRRAGNGSSPGRGRPQGVPRYDVIPGSGQVYSGSEVTSDSGDEDEAPAASRGVKRGLTELELGMPEPGGPGVAGGGYPGSGVSGAKPGKKTRGRVKIKMEFIDNKLRRYTTFSKRKTGIMKKAYELSTLTGTQVLLLVASETGHVYTFATRKLQPMITSETGKALIQTCLNSPDSPPRSDPSTDQRMSATGFEETDLTYQVSESDSSGETKDSLKPAFTVSNLPGTCSIQTAPTTSTSMQVTSGHSFPITNYLAPVTSANGTVLKTEGSAMSSAGLMQLPTGFTLMSGGAVAQQVPVQAIQVHPATQTSPSSDSSSELAQTSSSGTVTLPAAIMTSSVPTTVSGHMMYSSPHAVMYAPTQGLSDGSLAVLNAFSSGTPMQVSHSQEQGGVQQVFLTAPPGTVQIPVSAVQLHQMAVIGQQSSSSNLTELQVVNLDTSHNSKND, encoded by the exons ATGCTGCCCAGCCAGGTCGGGGCCTCCTCGGGGAACGGATCCGGGTCTCTGGGTCGGAGCCCCGGGCTGCCGCGTAGGGCCGGGAACGGGAGCTCTCCGGGCCGGGGAAGGCCACAGGGGGTTCCCCGCTACGATGTGATCCCGGGGAGCGGACAGGTGTACAGCGGCAGCGAGGTCACCTCGGACTCCGGGGATGAGGACGAGGCTCCGGCCGCCTCTCGGGGGGTGAAGCGCGGACTGACGGAGCTGGAGCTCGGGATGCCGGAGCCGGGGGGCCCCGGTGTGGCCGGCGGAGGTTACCCGGGCTCCGGGGTGTCCGGGGCCAAACCGGGCAAGAAGACCCGGGGCCGCGTGAAGATAAAGATGGAGTTCATCGATAACAAGCTGCGGAGATACACCACGTTCAGCAAGAGGAAGACCGGCATCATGAAGAAG GCATATGAATTGTCTACATTGACTGGGACACAGGTCCTGCTGCTGGTGGCCAGTGAAACTGGTCATGTGTACACGTTCGCCACCAGGAAACTACAACCAATGATAACCAGTGAGACGGGGAAGGCGTTAATACAGACTTGTTTAAATTCTCCCGACTCTCCTCCACGTTCTGACCCCTCCACTGACCAGCGAATGAGCGCCACCGGCTTTGAGGAAACTGACCTCACCTACCAGGTGTCTGAATCTGACAGTAGCGGGGAGACCAAG GACTCTCTAAAGCCGGCATTCACAGTGTCCAACCTTCCTGGCACCTGCAGCATACAGACAGCTCCCACCACTTCCACCTCAATGCAAGTTACCAGTGGGCACTCTTTCCCTATCACCAACTACCTGGCACCAGTCACCAGTGCCAATGGGACAGTTCTCAAGACTGAAGGCAGCGCCATGAGTTCTGCGGGCTTAATGCAACTGCCAACTGGCTTCACACTGATGTCTG GGGGAGCTGTAGCTCAACAAGTTCCTGTCCAGGCTATCCAAGTTCACCCAGCCACCCAGACCTCCCCGTCCAGTGACAGCAGCTCAGAGCTGGCCCAGACTTCATCTAGTGGGACAG TGACCCTCCCTGCTGCTATCATGACCTCCTCTGTGCCCACAACAGTGAGCGGTCACATGATGTATTCCAGCCCACACGCCGTCATGTACGCTCCCACTCAGGGTTTGTCAGACGGGAGCCTGGCGGTACTCAATGCCTTTTCCTCGGGTACCCCGATGCAGGTATCCCACTCCCAGGAACAGG GTGGCGTACAGCAAGTTTTCCTTACGGCACCACCTGGCACTGTCCAAATCCCAGTGTCTGCAGTGCAGCTCCATCAG ATGGCAGTCATTGGCCAGCAGTCCAGCAGCAGTAACTTGACAGAACTACAAGTCGTTAACCTGGATACATCGCACAACAGCAAGAACGACTGA